A window from Photobacterium sp. DA100 encodes these proteins:
- a CDS encoding DsrE family protein encodes MKPKQTLLFILNDAPYGSERSFNGLRLAINLGEQSEAETEIKIFLMSDAVSCALPAQAPGEGYHVQQMLEILIAQGAEVKLCKTCCNARGLSSLPLIEGAEIGTLDDLSLWTLQADKVVTF; translated from the coding sequence ATGAAACCAAAGCAAACCCTACTGTTTATTCTAAACGATGCACCCTATGGCTCGGAGCGCTCTTTCAATGGCTTGCGGCTGGCGATTAATCTTGGTGAGCAAAGTGAAGCCGAGACTGAAATCAAAATCTTTTTGATGTCTGATGCCGTCAGCTGTGCACTGCCAGCCCAAGCGCCGGGAGAAGGGTACCATGTCCAGCAGATGCTGGAGATTCTGATCGCCCAAGGTGCCGAAGTGAAACTGTGCAAAACCTGCTGCAACGCCCGCGGACTGTCGTCATTGCCACTTATCGAAGGTGCCGAAATTGGTACATTGGATGATTTATCACTCTGGACGCTACAGGCCGACAAAGTCGTGACATTCTGA
- a CDS encoding LacI family DNA-binding transcriptional regulator, with the protein MAEPRKRRSTGRATLADVAKLAGVGSMTVSRALRTPEQVSDKLREKIQQAVDELGYIPNKAAGALASGQSDTIAMLIPSMTESACGQFIGPFQSHLAKRNYQLQISYTGGVLEQEEKILTNILASSPAAIVLFGSERSAKGRKLLEACNIPVLEVNEITPLAIDLNVGVDHYQAAKVLTQQLIAQGFKNIGFIGGHGDQAILNKQLRGWQAAMLEGYLTPDHFLTSHGQASIELGAEGLAKLLLRERELDALICTHENIAMGALFECQRRVIKVPTSMAITCLDGADYCQQSYPGITAIHVDYPDMAIKASELLVGKIEDRDTPAGSAGSVNIGFQLLSRASSYTG; encoded by the coding sequence ATGGCTGAGCCTCGAAAACGTCGCAGCACAGGTCGTGCAACACTCGCGGATGTTGCCAAACTCGCAGGTGTGGGCTCGATGACAGTATCACGGGCACTGCGTACCCCAGAGCAGGTTTCTGACAAACTGCGCGAAAAAATCCAACAAGCCGTCGATGAGCTTGGCTATATTCCCAACAAAGCCGCCGGCGCGCTCGCTTCAGGCCAGAGCGATACGATCGCCATGCTTATTCCGTCGATGACGGAGAGTGCCTGCGGCCAATTCATCGGGCCGTTTCAATCCCACCTGGCTAAGCGTAATTACCAACTGCAAATTAGCTATACCGGCGGTGTGTTAGAGCAAGAAGAGAAAATCCTCACCAACATTCTGGCCAGTAGCCCAGCGGCTATCGTACTGTTTGGCAGTGAGCGTTCGGCAAAAGGACGGAAGTTACTCGAAGCCTGTAATATTCCCGTACTCGAAGTCAATGAAATCACCCCGTTGGCCATAGATCTCAATGTCGGTGTCGATCATTACCAAGCGGCAAAAGTCTTGACCCAGCAGCTAATCGCCCAAGGATTCAAGAACATTGGCTTTATCGGTGGCCATGGTGACCAGGCGATCCTCAACAAGCAGCTCAGAGGCTGGCAGGCAGCGATGCTCGAAGGCTACTTGACCCCAGATCATTTCCTGACCTCCCACGGGCAAGCCAGCATCGAGTTAGGTGCAGAAGGGCTCGCAAAGTTGCTACTGCGAGAGCGGGAGCTAGATGCATTGATCTGTACCCATGAAAACATTGCCATGGGTGCACTGTTCGAGTGCCAACGCAGGGTGATTAAAGTACCGACATCGATGGCGATAACCTGCCTTGACGGGGCTGACTATTGCCAGCAAAGCTACCCTGGTATCACGGCTATTCACGTCGATTATCCAGACATGGCGATCAAGGCATCTGAGCTGCTAGTTGGGAAAATTGAGGATAGAGACACACCTGCGGGCTCGGCTGGCAGTGTCAACATCGGTTTTCAGTTGCTGAGCCGTGCGAGCAGCTATACCGGCTAA
- the rbsA gene encoding ribose ABC transporter ATP-binding protein RbsA, with the protein MTQPILELKDIEKAFPGVKALDKASLNVYPGKVMALMGENGAGKSTLMKALTGIYHMDAGEIRYQGQTVNFNGPRHSQEAGISIIHQELNLIPELTIAENIFLGREKTNAFGGIKWSQMYKEADALLARLNVKHSSRTLLGDLSLGEQQMVEIAKALSFKSQVIIMDEPTDALTDTETESLFKVINELREEGTGIVYISHRLKEIFEICDDITVLRDGKFIGQRAVADIDEDTMIEMMVGRRLDEQYPRIDVKHGTTCLEVKNLNGPGVHDVSFTLDRGEILGISGLMGAGRTELMKVIYGALERESGDVVLDGKVINPLTPQDGLANGIAYISEDRKGDGLILGLSVKENMSICSLEQLSKGIQLRHYDEVTAVEDFIRLFNIKTPTHNQIIGNLSGGNQQKVAIAKGLMTKPKVLILDEPTRGVDVGAKKEIYQLINQFKSEGMSIILVSSEMPEVLGMSDRILVMHEGKISGEFMAEEADQEKLLACAVGKQINEVAA; encoded by the coding sequence ATGACTCAGCCAATTTTAGAACTCAAAGACATCGAAAAGGCATTCCCCGGCGTAAAGGCGCTGGACAAGGCCAGCCTGAATGTCTACCCGGGCAAGGTAATGGCCTTGATGGGTGAAAACGGTGCTGGTAAGTCAACACTGATGAAAGCGTTGACTGGCATCTACCACATGGACGCTGGCGAGATTCGCTACCAAGGCCAGACGGTTAACTTCAATGGCCCCCGCCATTCGCAGGAGGCTGGGATCAGTATCATCCACCAGGAGCTGAACCTGATCCCGGAATTGACCATCGCCGAAAACATCTTCCTTGGCCGCGAGAAAACCAACGCGTTCGGCGGTATCAAGTGGTCACAGATGTACAAGGAAGCCGATGCCCTACTCGCCCGGCTGAATGTGAAGCACAGTTCACGTACCTTGCTGGGCGACCTGAGCCTTGGCGAACAGCAGATGGTCGAGATTGCCAAGGCCCTGTCGTTCAAGTCCCAAGTCATCATTATGGATGAACCGACGGACGCCCTGACCGACACCGAGACAGAATCCCTGTTCAAGGTGATCAATGAATTGCGTGAAGAAGGCACGGGTATTGTTTATATCTCCCACCGTTTGAAAGAGATCTTCGAGATCTGTGACGACATCACGGTGTTGCGTGACGGCAAGTTCATCGGCCAGCGTGCAGTTGCCGATATCGATGAAGACACCATGATCGAAATGATGGTTGGCCGCCGCCTCGATGAGCAGTACCCGCGGATCGACGTCAAACACGGTACCACTTGCCTCGAAGTGAAAAACCTTAACGGCCCGGGCGTCCACGATGTCAGCTTTACTTTGGATCGCGGTGAGATCTTGGGGATCTCTGGCCTGATGGGTGCGGGCCGCACTGAGCTCATGAAAGTGATTTACGGTGCCCTTGAACGTGAGTCAGGTGATGTGGTCCTCGATGGCAAGGTGATCAACCCGCTGACCCCGCAAGACGGCCTGGCCAACGGCATCGCCTATATTTCCGAAGACCGAAAAGGGGATGGTTTGATCCTTGGCCTATCGGTGAAGGAGAACATGTCGATCTGTTCGCTCGAGCAGCTGTCAAAAGGCATCCAGCTTCGGCATTACGACGAGGTCACTGCCGTCGAGGACTTTATTCGCCTGTTTAACATCAAGACACCGACCCACAACCAGATCATCGGTAACCTCTCTGGCGGTAACCAGCAGAAAGTGGCCATTGCCAAAGGCTTGATGACCAAACCTAAGGTATTAATTTTGGACGAACCAACCCGCGGAGTCGATGTCGGTGCCAAGAAAGAAATCTACCAGCTAATCAACCAATTCAAGTCAGAAGGAATGAGCATCATCCTGGTTTCTTCTGAAATGCCGGAAGTACTCGGCATGAGTGACCGCATTTTGGTCATGCACGAAGGCAAAATCAGCGGTGAATTCATGGCTGAAGAGGCCGACCAAGAAAAACTTCTCGCCTGCGCTGTGGGTAAACAAATCAACGAGGTAGCAGCATGA
- a CDS encoding TOBE domain-containing protein — MDFDATLTLSQQGKMFANPRRIALLKAIASSGSISQGAKLAGISYKAAYDAVKEMNHQSELPLIESEKGGKGGGGALLTNHGQRLVQMYELLEQIQSMGLEALNDESVPLHSLLGVMSKLSLQTSARNQLFGTIEQIENHALHDLITVVLQGGIKLTATITHGSTVRLNLHQGKDVVALIKGPAIDIKLPSSMPEAQPDQDTHDTTSGHNWIMGRVKAIDADDNSVEVTLTLNQNDEICALIDKGSEDVTGLNIGDEAYAVFPSAQVILATLS, encoded by the coding sequence ATGGATTTCGACGCAACGCTTACCTTGTCGCAACAAGGCAAAATGTTCGCCAATCCCCGCCGCATCGCCCTGCTAAAAGCCATTGCCTCGTCGGGTTCGATCAGCCAGGGGGCCAAGCTCGCAGGGATCAGCTACAAAGCCGCATACGATGCCGTAAAGGAAATGAACCACCAGTCTGAACTTCCTCTCATCGAATCTGAAAAAGGGGGAAAAGGCGGTGGTGGCGCTTTGCTGACGAATCATGGCCAGCGGCTGGTACAAATGTATGAGCTGCTGGAACAAATCCAATCGATGGGGTTGGAAGCGCTCAACGACGAAAGTGTACCGCTGCACAGCCTGCTTGGTGTCATGAGCAAGCTGTCGCTGCAAACCAGCGCCAGAAACCAGCTCTTTGGCACCATTGAGCAGATAGAAAACCATGCCCTACATGATCTGATCACTGTCGTATTGCAGGGAGGCATAAAGCTCACCGCCACTATCACCCATGGCAGCACAGTTCGGCTGAACCTGCATCAGGGGAAAGATGTGGTAGCCCTGATCAAAGGGCCGGCCATCGATATCAAACTTCCCTCGTCAATGCCTGAGGCCCAGCCCGATCAAGACACGCACGATACCACCTCGGGGCATAACTGGATAATGGGAAGAGTCAAAGCGATCGATGCCGACGACAATTCGGTCGAAGTAACCCTGACACTCAACCAAAACGATGAGATTTGTGCCCTGATTGATAAAGGAAGCGAAGACGTGACGGGGCTCAATATTGGGGACGAGGCCTACGCTGTCTTTCCCAGTGCACAGGTTATCTTGGCAACGCTAAGCTAG
- the rbsC gene encoding ribose ABC transporter permease codes for MSSNAMTKQQNSGSAKLFSKEWLIEQKSLIALIFLIVVVSFLNPNFFTVDNILNILRQTSVNAIIAVGMTLVILTAGIDLSVGSVLALCGAFAASLIAMEVPVMIAVPTALLAGAALGAISGVIIAKGKVQAFIATLVTMTLLRGVTMVYTDGRPISTGFTDVADSFAWFGTGYAMGIPVPIWLMVIVFAAVWYLLNHTRFGRYIYALGGNESAARLSGINVDRVKIGVYAICGLLAALAGIIVTSRLSSAQPTAGMGYELDAIAAVVLGGTSLAGGKGRIMGTLIGALIIGFLNNALNLLDVSSYYQMIAKAVVILLAVLVDNKNK; via the coding sequence ATGAGCAGCAACGCTATGACCAAACAACAAAACTCAGGTAGCGCCAAGCTATTTAGCAAAGAGTGGCTAATCGAGCAGAAGTCTCTGATTGCGCTCATATTCCTCATTGTCGTGGTGTCATTTCTGAACCCGAACTTTTTCACTGTCGACAATATCCTGAATATCCTGCGTCAAACCTCGGTCAATGCCATCATTGCGGTGGGTATGACACTGGTTATCCTGACCGCCGGTATTGACCTGAGCGTCGGCTCGGTACTGGCTTTATGTGGTGCTTTTGCCGCCTCACTGATTGCGATGGAAGTCCCAGTCATGATTGCCGTGCCTACTGCCCTGCTGGCAGGTGCAGCTCTCGGTGCTATCAGTGGTGTCATTATTGCCAAGGGCAAGGTCCAGGCCTTCATTGCCACCCTAGTCACCATGACCCTGCTACGCGGTGTCACCATGGTATACACCGATGGTCGACCTATCTCTACTGGCTTCACCGACGTTGCTGACAGCTTTGCCTGGTTCGGCACCGGCTACGCGATGGGTATCCCAGTGCCAATCTGGCTGATGGTGATTGTCTTTGCCGCGGTATGGTACCTATTGAACCACACCCGTTTCGGTCGCTACATCTATGCCCTCGGCGGTAACGAATCAGCAGCTCGTCTTTCTGGTATCAATGTGGATCGCGTCAAGATTGGGGTCTATGCCATCTGTGGTCTGCTCGCCGCGCTTGCCGGCATCATCGTGACCTCTCGCCTGTCTTCGGCACAGCCGACAGCGGGTATGGGCTACGAGCTTGATGCTATCGCTGCGGTTGTTCTTGGCGGTACCAGCCTTGCTGGTGGTAAAGGCCGCATTATGGGTACCCTGATCGGTGCACTGATCATCGGCTTTTTGAACAACGCCCTAAACCTATTGGATGTCTCCTCCTACTACCAAATGATTGCGAAAGCAGTGGTTATCCTGCTGGCAGTCCTAGTAGATAACAAAAATAAGTAA
- a CDS encoding PTS sugar transporter subunit IIB, whose amino-acid sequence MKIMVVCGHGLGTSLMMEMSIKGIVKDLGVAANVDHIDLGSAKGTESDIFIGTNDIAEQLVAQGIDGKIVALDNMVDKNAMKDRLSAALQELGAL is encoded by the coding sequence ATGAAAATCATGGTTGTATGTGGTCACGGTCTAGGCACTTCTCTGATGATGGAAATGAGCATCAAGGGCATCGTGAAAGACTTGGGTGTAGCGGCAAATGTAGACCATATTGATTTGGGGTCGGCGAAAGGCACCGAAAGCGATATCTTTATCGGTACTAATGATATTGCTGAGCAGCTGGTCGCTCAGGGTATCGACGGAAAAATCGTTGCTCTGGACAACATGGTAGATAAAAACGCGATGAAAGACCGTCTTTCTGCAGCCCTACAAGAGCTTGGCGCACTATAA
- the rbsD gene encoding D-ribose pyranase has translation MKKSALINSELSYLVATLGHTDEVTVCDAGLPIPDETQRIDLALIPGVPTFIQTVKALLGEMQIEGVVMAEEFKQVSPEHHDALIALVREEEAMCGKTFNIAYVPHEAFKVHTQNSKAVIRTGECTPYANVIFQAGVVF, from the coding sequence ATGAAAAAGAGCGCACTCATCAACTCAGAATTGTCCTATCTGGTTGCCACTCTTGGCCATACCGATGAAGTCACTGTGTGTGACGCGGGTCTGCCAATCCCAGATGAAACCCAACGCATTGATCTTGCCCTTATCCCAGGTGTTCCCACCTTCATCCAGACAGTAAAAGCCTTGCTGGGCGAGATGCAGATTGAAGGCGTGGTGATGGCAGAAGAATTCAAGCAAGTCAGCCCAGAGCACCACGATGCGCTGATTGCCCTAGTCAGAGAAGAAGAAGCGATGTGCGGGAAAACCTTCAACATTGCTTATGTGCCTCACGAGGCATTCAAAGTACATACCCAGAACAGTAAAGCGGTGATCCGTACTGGCGAATGCACCCCATATGCCAATGTCATTTTCCAAGCCGGCGTCGTGTTTTAA
- a CDS encoding PTS sugar transporter subunit IIA: MLKELLTQDVISLHDSAENWQQAIELSCQPLIDNGAIEPSYVEAIFKSHQEMGPYYVIGPGIAMPHARPENGVNRLALGLTVIRNGVNFDADENDPVKMLVTLAATDSNSHVDAIAQLAELFMNEEHVAQICAAQDVAAIRRIIETY, translated from the coding sequence ATGCTGAAAGAACTGCTTACCCAAGATGTAATTAGCCTTCATGATTCGGCTGAAAACTGGCAACAGGCGATTGAGTTGTCTTGCCAACCGCTGATTGACAATGGTGCGATCGAACCAAGCTACGTTGAGGCAATTTTCAAGTCACACCAAGAAATGGGGCCTTATTACGTCATCGGTCCAGGGATCGCAATGCCGCACGCTCGCCCCGAAAACGGTGTAAACCGCCTGGCGCTGGGGCTGACAGTGATCCGCAACGGTGTGAACTTCGATGCCGATGAAAATGATCCGGTGAAAATGTTGGTGACACTGGCTGCGACCGATAGCAACAGCCACGTCGATGCGATTGCCCAGCTCGCAGAGCTCTTTATGAACGAAGAACATGTGGCGCAAATCTGTGCCGCGCAAGATGTTGCCGCTATTCGCCGCATCATCGAAACCTATTAA